One region of Hoeflea sp. 108 genomic DNA includes:
- the rlmB gene encoding 23S rRNA (guanosine(2251)-2'-O)-methyltransferase RlmB, translating into MNDTKKPGTPKDTHYAKLRRTFRDQKAGGAPEFRPKRPVPPGELAADGLVRLYGLHTVRAALDNPRRKISRMLVTRNAAERLEISDIGALPFAAEMVEPRDIDKITGSEAVHQGVLIEAEPLKPKALSALGDSPLVLVLDQVTDPHNVGAIMRSAVAFGAGALITTQRHSPHETGVLAKSASGALEHIDLIEVRNLADALGQLHEAGFQTIGLDSDGPAELEKTFSAKKVALVLGAEGKGLRQKTRETVTSLARLDMPGAIRSLNVSNAAAVSLYAARLWLR; encoded by the coding sequence ATGAACGATACAAAAAAGCCCGGCACGCCCAAGGACACCCATTACGCCAAGCTGCGTCGCACTTTTCGCGACCAGAAGGCTGGCGGCGCCCCCGAATTCAGGCCCAAGCGGCCGGTCCCTCCGGGCGAACTTGCAGCTGACGGCCTCGTGCGCCTCTACGGCCTGCACACGGTGCGCGCAGCGCTCGACAATCCGCGCCGCAAGATCAGCAGGATGCTGGTGACTCGCAACGCCGCCGAACGGCTCGAAATATCCGACATCGGCGCCCTGCCCTTTGCGGCGGAAATGGTCGAACCCAGGGACATCGACAAGATCACCGGCTCGGAAGCCGTCCATCAGGGCGTGTTGATCGAGGCAGAACCGCTGAAGCCCAAGGCACTGTCGGCACTCGGCGATTCGCCGCTCGTGCTGGTGCTTGACCAGGTCACAGACCCGCATAATGTCGGCGCCATCATGCGCTCGGCTGTGGCTTTCGGCGCTGGCGCATTGATCACCACGCAACGTCACAGTCCGCATGAGACCGGCGTGCTCGCCAAGTCGGCTTCGGGTGCACTCGAGCACATCGACCTGATCGAAGTGCGCAACCTTGCCGACGCGCTTGGCCAGCTGCACGAGGCGGGCTTCCAGACCATCGGCCTCGATTCGGACGGCCCGGCGGAACTGGAAAAGACCTTCTCCGCAAAGAAGGTGGCGTTGGTTCTGGGCGCGGAAGGCAAGGGCCTGCGGCAGAAGACGCGCGAGACCGTGACGTCGCTGGCGCGCCTCGACATGCCGGGGGCGATCCGTTCGCTGAATGTGTCCAATGCGGCTGCCGTGTCGCTCTATGCGGCGCGCCTTTGGCTGCGGTAA
- the tuf gene encoding elongation factor Tu codes for MAKGKFERNKPHVNIGTIGHVDHGKTSLTAAITKYFGEFKAYDQIDAAPEEKARGITISTAHVEYETPARHYAHVDCPGHADYVKNMITGAAQMDGAILVVSAADGPMPQTREHILLARQVGVPALVVFLNKVDLVDDEELLELVELEVRELLSKYEFPGDDIPMIKGSAVAALNDSDKKIGEDAIRALMEAVDSYIPTPERPIDKPFLMPIEDVFSISGRGTVVTGRVERGVVKVGEELEIVGIRPTSKTTCTGVEMFRKLLDQGQAGDNIGALIRGVAREDVERGQVLAKPGTVKPHKKFVAEAYILTKEEGGRHTPFFTNYRPQFYFRTTDVTGIVTLPEGTEMVMPGDNITVDVELIVPIAMEEKLRFAIREGGRTVGAGIVASIKE; via the coding sequence ATGGCAAAAGGTAAATTCGAGCGTAATAAGCCTCATGTGAACATCGGCACGATTGGTCACGTTGACCACGGCAAGACGTCGCTGACGGCGGCGATCACGAAGTATTTCGGCGAGTTCAAGGCGTATGACCAGATCGACGCTGCTCCCGAAGAGAAGGCTCGCGGCATCACGATTTCGACGGCACACGTTGAGTACGAGACGCCTGCTCGTCACTACGCTCACGTCGACTGCCCCGGCCACGCCGACTACGTCAAGAACATGATCACCGGTGCCGCCCAGATGGACGGCGCGATCCTGGTCGTTTCGGCTGCCGACGGCCCGATGCCGCAGACCCGCGAGCACATCCTGCTCGCCCGTCAGGTCGGCGTTCCGGCGCTGGTGGTGTTCCTGAACAAGGTTGACCTGGTCGACGACGAAGAGCTGCTCGAGCTGGTCGAGCTCGAGGTTCGCGAGCTTCTGTCGAAGTACGAGTTCCCCGGCGACGACATTCCGATGATCAAGGGTTCGGCTGTTGCTGCGCTCAACGATTCGGACAAGAAGATCGGCGAAGACGCGATCCGCGCCCTGATGGAAGCAGTCGACTCCTACATCCCGACGCCTGAGCGTCCGATCGACAAGCCGTTCCTGATGCCGATCGAAGACGTGTTCTCGATCTCGGGCCGTGGCACGGTTGTCACCGGTCGCGTCGAGCGCGGCGTCGTCAAGGTCGGCGAAGAACTCGAGATCGTCGGCATCCGCCCGACCTCGAAGACGACCTGCACGGGCGTTGAAATGTTCCGCAAGCTGCTCGACCAGGGCCAGGCCGGCGACAACATCGGCGCGCTGATCCGTGGCGTTGCCCGCGAAGACGTCGAGCGCGGCCAGGTTCTGGCCAAGCCGGGCACGGTGAAGCCGCACAAGAAGTTCGTGGCTGAAGCCTACATCCTGACCAAGGAAGAGGGTGGCCGTCACACGCCGTTCTTCACCAATTACCGTCCGCAGTTCTACTTCCGCACGACTGACGTGACGGGCATCGTGACGCTGCCGGAAGGCACCGAAATGGTCATGCCTGGCGACAACATCACCGTTGACGTCGAGCTGATCGTTCCGATCGCCATGGAAGAGAAGCTGCGCTTCGCTATCCGTGAAGGTGGCCGCACCGTCGGCGCCGGCATCGTCGCTTCGATCAAAGAATAA